In one Lolium rigidum isolate FL_2022 chromosome 3, APGP_CSIRO_Lrig_0.1, whole genome shotgun sequence genomic region, the following are encoded:
- the LOC124697713 gene encoding protein MOS2-like encodes MEEKKLSFSIAPKPRPPKPPSSATKGNSASASATAAPAQQFVTEFDPSQTLAAGAAPAVIAPLANSGHFLNHRSRKPSSLPTPEEEAALAASTAGGPTFVLDTSTNPDNPSSHIGYGLTLRSGDADAESGKPSAAEPEKKPPSPARDGSSGDLMLRRYKEDMASLPDHRGIDEFEEVPVEGFGAALLAGYGWSQGKGVGRNNKGDCKVVEYQRRAGTLGLGYDPSEADPKKTRSGEWVIGGKKGAENGNGKKAADNGSAKKRDRDREDRAGERDSSTRQKRSGDHRTEREVKEKDRNARDSREGERSRDVTNKVRWLQSNIRVRVVTKRLSKRLYLQKGRIVDVVGPTTCDIRMDEGSELVQGVEQDMLETVLPRTSGRVLVLSGKHKGVYGHLVEKNAEAETGLVEDADTKGMVRVNYDQIAEYVGDPELLGH; translated from the coding sequence atggaggagaagaagctgTCCTTCTCCATCGCCCCCAAGCCCAGGCCGCCCAAGCCGCCCAGCTCCGCCACCAAAGGCAACTCCGCATCCGCATCCGCGACCGCCGCCCCCGCCCAGCAGTTCGTCACCGAGTTCGAtccgtcccaaaccctagccgccggcgccgcgcccGCCGTCATCGCGCCGCTCGCCAACTCCGGCCACTTCCTCAACCACCGCTCCCGCAAGCCCTCCTCCCTCCCGACCCCCGAGGAGGAGGCCGCGctcgccgcctccaccgccggcggGCCCACCTTCGTGCTCGACACCTCCACCAACCCCGACAACCCCTCCTCCCACATAGGCTACGGCCTCACCCTACGCAGCGGCGACGCCGATGCCGAGTCGGGCAAGCCTTCCGCCGCGGAACCGGAGAAGAAGCCGCCCTCTCCGGCCCGAGACGGCTCCAGCGGCGACCTTATGCTGCGGCGGTACAAGGAAGACATGGCCAGCCTCCCCGACCACCGCGGTATAGACGAGTTTGAGGAGGTCCCTGTGGAGGGATTTGGTGCCGCCCTCCTTGCTGGCTATGGCTGGTCGCAAGGTAAAGGCGTCGGTAGGAATAACAAGGGGGATTGCAAAGTTGTTGAGTATCAGCGCCGGGCTGGTACGCTGGGGTTAGGCTATGACCCCTCTGAGGCTGATCCCAAGAAGACCCGTTCCGGCGAATGGGTTATCGGTGGGAAGAAGGGTGCggagaatggaaatgggaagaaggcTGCCGATAATGGGAGTGCGAAGAAGAGAGATAGGGACAGGGAAGATAGAGCTGGGGAGAGGGATTCGAGCACTCGGCAGAAGAGATCTGGTGACCATAGGACAGAGAGGGAGGTTAAGGAGAAAGATAGAAATGCTCGGGATAGCCGAGAAGGCGAGCGGAGTCGTGATGTTACTAACAAAGTGCGGTGGTTACAGAGCAATATCAGGGTTAGAGTGGTTACCAAGAGGCTCAGCAAAAGGTTGTACTTGCAGAAGGGCAGAATTGTCGATGTGGTGGGGCCTACAACATGTGACATACGGATGGATGAGGGGTCAGAGCTGGTGCAGGGGGTGGAGCAGGATATGCTCGAAACAGTCCTGCCGCGGACGAGCGGGCGAGTGCTCGTGCTCTCTGGGAAGCACAAGGGGGTGTATGGGCATCTGGTAGAGAAGAATGCAGAGGCAGAGACTGGCCTGGTGGAGGATGCTGATACAAAAGGCATGGTTCGTGTGAACTATGATCAGATTGCAGAGTATGTTGGGGACCCGGAATTGCTTGGACATtga
- the LOC124697714 gene encoding UDP-glycosyltransferase TURAN-like isoform X1, protein MAEEAGRRKRAAVVVLGDIGRSPRMQYHSLSLANQAGMEVDIVANGGSDPHLSLRENPSIHVHEMKSVQLSGISKISGALALLLKAAIQFIMLIWFLGFKIPRPDVFLVQNPPSVPTLAAVKLVSWLRGSKFIVDWHNFGYTLLGLSHGRSHIIVKIYFWIEKHFGRMADGAFCVTKAMQHELAQNWGIKATVLYDHSPAFFHPTSLTEKHELFCRLGNSICSAMGSVDCISVEKEVEDKNTSVVTNKIDGDISLKPNRPAVVVSSTSWTPDEDFSILLEAALMYDRRVAATLGEEDSMDEGQLWIDIKNGKQFDYPRLLFIITGKGPDRKKYEERIKRLNLRRVAFRTMWLASEDYPLLLGSADLGVSLHTSSSGLDLPMKVVDMFGCGLPVCAASFSCIEELVKVNINGLLFSTSSELADELMMLFKGFPEECDTLIPLKEGALSTGSSSKWSAEWEACALPLVNQVIG, encoded by the exons ATGGCGGAGGAGGCGGGAAGGAGGAAGCGCGCGGCGGTGGTCGTGCTGGGCGACATCGGCCGCAGCCCGAGGATGCAGTACCACTCCCTCTCCCTCGCCAACCAG GCTGGCATGGAAGTGGACATTGTTGCGAACGGAG GAAGTGATCCCCATTTATCATTGAGAGAGAATCCATCGATTCATGTCCACGAGATG AAATCAGTGCAGTTATCAGGGATTTCTAAGATATCTGGTGCCCTGGCACTGCTTCTTAAAGCTGCCATCCAGTTTATCATGCTGATTTGGTTCCTTGGCTTTAAGATTCCCCGTCCTGATGTCTTTCTTGTTCAG AATCCACCTTCAGTTCCAACATTGGCTGCTGTAAAACTGGTTAGCTGGCTAAGAGGTTCTAAATTTATTGTGGATTGGCATAACTTTGGATATACGTTGCTCGGATTGTCTCATGGCAGAAGTCATATAATAGTCAAAATCTATTTCTG GATCGAGAAGCACTTTGGCCGGATGGCGGATGGTGCCTTTTGTGTTACAAAAGCAATGCAGCATGAGCTTGCTCAAAATTGGGGGATCAA AGCAACAGTGCTTTATGATCATTCTCCTGCATTTTTCCATCCCACTTCCTTGACGGAGAAACATGAG TTGTTCTGCAGGTTGGGTAATTCCATTTGTAGTGCTATGGGCAGTGTGGATTGCATCTCTGTTG aaaaagaagtggaAGACAAAAACACTAGTGTAGTTACTAATAAGATTGACGGTGACATTTCCTTGAAGCCTAATAGACCAGCAGTTGTTGTGAGCAGCACAAGCTG GACACCAGATGAAGATTTCAGCATTCTTCTAGAAGCAGCACTGATGTATGATAGACGTGTTGCTGCAACATTAGGTGAAGAGGATTCAATGGATGAGGGGCAACTTTGGATTGATATCAAGAATGGGAAGCAATTTGATTACCCAAGATTGCTTTTCATTATAACAG GTAAAGGGCCTGACAGAAAGAAATATGAGGAGCGAATAAAAAGGTTGAATCTGAGACGCGTGGCCTTCCGAACTATGTGGCTTGCATCAGAGGACTATCCTCTATTGCTAG GATCGGCTGATCTAGGTGTATCATTGCATACATCCTCATCGGGGCTTGACCTACCTATGAAG GTGGTTGATATGTTTGGATGTGGATTACCAGTTTGTGCTGCTTCATTCTCTTG CATCGAGGAGCTTGTAAAAGTAAACATAAATGGACTTCTTTTCTCAACATCTTCGGAGCTAGCAGATGAACTTATG ATGCTCTTTAAGGGTTTTCCGGAGGAATGTGACACCTTGATTCCCCTCAAGGAGGGTGCCTTGAGTACAGGGTCATCTTCCAAATGGTCAGCAGAATGGGAAGCTTGTGCGCTTCCTTTGGTAAACCAG GTCATAGGCTAA
- the LOC124697714 gene encoding UDP-glycosyltransferase TURAN-like isoform X2 → MAEEAGRRKRAAVVVLGDIGRSPRMQYHSLSLANQAGMEVDIVANGGSDPHLSLRENPSIHVHEMKSVQLSGISKISGALALLLKAAIQFIMLIWFLGFKIPRPDVFLVQNPPSVPTLAAVKLVSWLRGSKFIVDWHNFGYTLLGLSHGRSHIIVKIYFWIEKHFGRMADGAFCVTKAMQHELAQNWGIKATVLYDHSPAFFHPTSLTEKHELFCRLGNSICSAMGSVDCISVEVEDKNTSVVTNKIDGDISLKPNRPAVVVSSTSWTPDEDFSILLEAALMYDRRVAATLGEEDSMDEGQLWIDIKNGKQFDYPRLLFIITGKGPDRKKYEERIKRLNLRRVAFRTMWLASEDYPLLLGSADLGVSLHTSSSGLDLPMKVVDMFGCGLPVCAASFSCIEELVKVNINGLLFSTSSELADELMMLFKGFPEECDTLIPLKEGALSTGSSSKWSAEWEACALPLVNQVIG, encoded by the exons ATGGCGGAGGAGGCGGGAAGGAGGAAGCGCGCGGCGGTGGTCGTGCTGGGCGACATCGGCCGCAGCCCGAGGATGCAGTACCACTCCCTCTCCCTCGCCAACCAG GCTGGCATGGAAGTGGACATTGTTGCGAACGGAG GAAGTGATCCCCATTTATCATTGAGAGAGAATCCATCGATTCATGTCCACGAGATG AAATCAGTGCAGTTATCAGGGATTTCTAAGATATCTGGTGCCCTGGCACTGCTTCTTAAAGCTGCCATCCAGTTTATCATGCTGATTTGGTTCCTTGGCTTTAAGATTCCCCGTCCTGATGTCTTTCTTGTTCAG AATCCACCTTCAGTTCCAACATTGGCTGCTGTAAAACTGGTTAGCTGGCTAAGAGGTTCTAAATTTATTGTGGATTGGCATAACTTTGGATATACGTTGCTCGGATTGTCTCATGGCAGAAGTCATATAATAGTCAAAATCTATTTCTG GATCGAGAAGCACTTTGGCCGGATGGCGGATGGTGCCTTTTGTGTTACAAAAGCAATGCAGCATGAGCTTGCTCAAAATTGGGGGATCAA AGCAACAGTGCTTTATGATCATTCTCCTGCATTTTTCCATCCCACTTCCTTGACGGAGAAACATGAG TTGTTCTGCAGGTTGGGTAATTCCATTTGTAGTGCTATGGGCAGTGTGGATTGCATCTCTGTTG aagtggaAGACAAAAACACTAGTGTAGTTACTAATAAGATTGACGGTGACATTTCCTTGAAGCCTAATAGACCAGCAGTTGTTGTGAGCAGCACAAGCTG GACACCAGATGAAGATTTCAGCATTCTTCTAGAAGCAGCACTGATGTATGATAGACGTGTTGCTGCAACATTAGGTGAAGAGGATTCAATGGATGAGGGGCAACTTTGGATTGATATCAAGAATGGGAAGCAATTTGATTACCCAAGATTGCTTTTCATTATAACAG GTAAAGGGCCTGACAGAAAGAAATATGAGGAGCGAATAAAAAGGTTGAATCTGAGACGCGTGGCCTTCCGAACTATGTGGCTTGCATCAGAGGACTATCCTCTATTGCTAG GATCGGCTGATCTAGGTGTATCATTGCATACATCCTCATCGGGGCTTGACCTACCTATGAAG GTGGTTGATATGTTTGGATGTGGATTACCAGTTTGTGCTGCTTCATTCTCTTG CATCGAGGAGCTTGTAAAAGTAAACATAAATGGACTTCTTTTCTCAACATCTTCGGAGCTAGCAGATGAACTTATG ATGCTCTTTAAGGGTTTTCCGGAGGAATGTGACACCTTGATTCCCCTCAAGGAGGGTGCCTTGAGTACAGGGTCATCTTCCAAATGGTCAGCAGAATGGGAAGCTTGTGCGCTTCCTTTGGTAAACCAG GTCATAGGCTAA
- the LOC124697715 gene encoding uncharacterized protein LOC124697715, giving the protein MSYDQMLSPLLEGRSSSAWTSSSQLLGLGGDAVTRQILKCTRWQLEETTDFVTCPYHYYCDSSYPGDYHSAVGALVAAFAAYCFAAALAFTVLDLVRSGAAGVRGIKRKYLVPSGPFLLPLVLLALAKGQRVNAVFPLAQLGPALLLLLQASALAFRNEADGDIRYAVLEASTVSGVLHASLYLDAVVLPYYTGLEALRWSRFSGECASCLCRMEPLVVGGTAMRYRGLSKTALAIIFALCSRMVCRIYGEERLSAWTRSALEGVGWVFVAADAVYLVGWVSAEGGAVGVAAYGMVAGLVFLCVFGKVYRFLAWAESRQSQWKSSLCCHSSNV; this is encoded by the coding sequence ATGTCGTATGATCAGATGCTGTCGCCGCTTCTGGAGGGCCGGTCGTCGTCGGCGTGGACGTCCTCCTCCCAGCTGCTGGGCCTGGGCGGCGACGCGGTGACGAGGCAGATACTCAAGTGCACGCGGTGGCAGCTGGAGGAGACCACGGACTTCGTCACCTGCCCCTACCACTACTACTGCGACAGCTCCTACCCCGGCGACTACCACTCCGCCGTGGGCGCGCTGGTCGCCGCCTTCGCCGCCTACTGCTTCGCCGCCGCGCTGGCCTTCACGGTCCTGGACCTCGTCCGGAGCGGGGCCGCCGGCGTGAGAGGGATCAAGCGCAAGTACCTGGTCCCCTCGGGCCCGTTCCTGCTCCCGCTGGTGCTCCTGGCGCTGGCCAAGGGTCAGCGCGTGAACGCCGTGTTCCCGCTGGCGCAGCTGGGCCcggcattgctgctgctgctgcaggcgTCGGCGCTGGCGTTCCGGAACGAGGCGGACGGCGACATCCGGTACGCGGTGCTGGAGGCCTCCACCGTGTCGGGGGTGCTGCACGCCAGCCTCTACCtggacgccgtcgtgctgccctaCTACACGGGGCTGGAGGCGCTCCGGTGGTCGCGGTTCTCGGGCGAGTGCGCGTCCTGCCTCTGCCGGATGGAgccgctggtggtgggcggcacgGCGATGCGGTACCGGGGGCTGTCCAAGACGGCGCTGGCCATCATCTTCGCGCTCTGCTCCCGGATGGTGTGCCGGATCTACGGCGAGGAGCGGCTCAGCGCGTGGACAAGGTCCGCGCTCGAGGGCGTCGGGTGGGTCTTCGTGGCCGCCGACGCCGTGTACCTCGTCGGGTGGGTGTCGGCAGAGGGCGGCGCCGTCGGGGTGGCGGCCTACGGCATGGTCGCCGGCCTCGTCTTCCTCTGCGTCTTCGGCAAGGTGTACAGATTCTTGGCGTGGGCCGAGTCGCGGCAGTCGCAGTGGAAATCCAGCCTCTGCTGCCACAGCAGCAATGTTTGA